The Bernardetia litoralis DSM 6794 genome includes a window with the following:
- a CDS encoding nucleotide sugar dehydrogenase has translation MTYKLAIIGLGYVGLPLAAEFGKKYFTIGFDINKNRIEELKKGYDRTLEVNKEELKASEHLSFTTSLEKLAEASIYIVTVPTPVDVYKKPDLKPILAASKTVGKVLKKGDIVVYESTVYPGCTEEDCVPILEKESGLKFNQDFFCGYSPERINPGDKEHTISKIKKVVSGSTPKIAQQLNELYGSIITAGTHLASSIKVAEASKVIENAQRDLNIAFVNELALIFEKMDIDTLEVLEAAGTKWNFLPFKPGLVGGHCIGVDPYYLTYKAESLGYHPEVILAGRRINDTMGVFVASKVIKLMIQQSTNVKNAKILVLGITFKENCPDIRNSRVIDVIREFQDFGANVEVYDPWADAAEVKHEYNLDLIKEPSQNYDAIVLAVSHKEFDSLDFENLKNEKTIIYDIKGKIDKSKVTARL, from the coding sequence ATGACATATAAATTAGCAATTATTGGTTTGGGATATGTAGGTTTGCCATTGGCTGCTGAGTTTGGTAAAAAATATTTTACTATTGGTTTTGATATTAATAAAAATCGTATCGAAGAACTCAAAAAAGGATATGACCGAACTCTTGAAGTAAATAAAGAAGAGCTGAAAGCATCAGAGCATCTTTCTTTTACAACCAGCCTTGAAAAACTTGCCGAAGCCTCAATTTATATCGTAACCGTTCCTACGCCTGTGGATGTGTACAAAAAACCAGATTTGAAACCAATTCTGGCAGCTTCAAAAACAGTTGGAAAGGTTCTCAAAAAAGGAGATATTGTAGTCTATGAATCGACAGTTTATCCAGGTTGTACAGAAGAAGATTGTGTTCCTATTTTAGAAAAAGAAAGTGGTTTAAAATTTAATCAAGATTTCTTTTGTGGATATTCTCCTGAGCGAATTAATCCAGGGGATAAAGAACATACAATTTCTAAAATAAAAAAAGTAGTTAGTGGAAGTACACCTAAAATTGCACAGCAATTAAATGAACTTTATGGCTCAATTATCACAGCAGGAACTCATCTTGCTTCTTCTATAAAAGTAGCCGAAGCCTCAAAAGTTATCGAAAATGCACAGCGTGATTTGAATATTGCTTTTGTAAACGAACTCGCACTTATTTTTGAGAAAATGGATATTGATACATTGGAAGTTTTGGAAGCAGCAGGTACAAAATGGAATTTTTTACCGTTTAAACCTGGATTAGTGGGTGGACATTGTATAGGAGTTGATCCTTATTATCTGACTTACAAAGCCGAAAGTTTGGGTTATCATCCAGAGGTAATTTTGGCAGGAAGAAGAATTAATGATACAATGGGAGTTTTTGTTGCTTCAAAAGTTATCAAATTGATGATTCAACAAAGCACAAATGTAAAAAACGCAAAAATTTTAGTTTTGGGGATTACTTTTAAAGAAAATTGCCCTGATATTCGTAATTCAAGAGTGATTGATGTAATTAGAGAATTTCAAGATTTTGGTGCAAATGTAGAAGTTTATGACCCTTGGGCAGATGCAGCCGAAGTAAAACACGAATATAATCTTGATTTGATAAAAGAACCTTCTCAAAATTATGATGCTATCGTTTTGGCAGTTTCTCATAAAGAATTTGATTCCTTAGACTTTGAAAATCTTAAAAATGAAAAAACAATTATCTATGATATTAAAGGAAAAATTGACAAATCTAAGGTAACAGCGAGGCTATAA
- a CDS encoding Lacal_2735 family protein, with translation MFGLFKKKDPTQAKIDKLTATYKKMSEEAFKLSRSDRKASDLKTAEAEEIIKQIDELRNSQNG, from the coding sequence ATGTTTGGCTTATTTAAGAAAAAAGACCCTACTCAAGCAAAAATTGATAAACTGACAGCAACCTATAAAAAAATGAGTGAAGAAGCCTTCAAACTTTCTCGTTCGGATAGAAAAGCCAGCGATCTCAAAACTGCTGAAGCAGAAGAAATAATAAAACAAATAGATGAATTACGAAATTCTCAAAATGGATAA
- a CDS encoding DUF4349 domain-containing protein, with amino-acid sequence MKTTLKLSLYFWILFIPFFASCQRSEFTEQDSFKMSTEEASISSFANQQDGTEGGISGEPIVQGLHVIKTGDMNLQVQELEKAKEAVLQKVKANKGFTSAANYNDYSSSKQQNITIRVSSGNFENLMKELSTIGFVKNQSQSSQDVSEEFVDIQARLKSKREVENRYSEILKEAKTISEILEIEDKLRVIREEIEAREGRLRYLKDQVSLSTINLTLIQELENYSKAPERSFFSRLFENMGEGWDDFLMFVVGVMRLWVFWIVLIGIIFIITKWRKARKARKVRKR; translated from the coding sequence ATGAAAACTACTTTGAAACTATCACTTTATTTTTGGATACTTTTTATTCCATTTTTTGCTTCTTGTCAGAGAAGTGAATTTACAGAGCAAGATTCTTTTAAAATGAGTACAGAAGAAGCTTCAATAAGTTCTTTTGCAAATCAACAAGACGGAACAGAAGGAGGAATAAGTGGAGAACCAATCGTACAAGGTTTGCATGTTATCAAAACTGGAGATATGAATCTTCAAGTTCAAGAATTAGAGAAAGCAAAAGAAGCCGTTTTGCAGAAAGTAAAAGCAAACAAAGGATTTACTTCGGCTGCCAATTATAATGATTATAGCTCTTCAAAACAGCAAAACATAACAATTCGTGTTTCTTCAGGTAATTTTGAAAACTTAATGAAAGAACTCTCAACTATCGGTTTTGTAAAAAATCAGTCGCAAAGTTCACAAGATGTAAGCGAAGAATTTGTGGATATTCAAGCACGTTTGAAATCAAAACGAGAAGTAGAAAATCGTTATTCAGAGATTTTGAAAGAAGCCAAAACAATTTCAGAAATTTTGGAAATTGAAGACAAATTACGTGTCATTCGTGAAGAAATTGAAGCTAGAGAAGGACGTTTGCGTTACCTAAAAGACCAAGTTTCATTAAGTACAATCAATTTGACACTTATCCAAGAATTAGAAAATTATTCTAAAGCACCAGAACGCTCATTTTTTAGTCGTTTATTTGAAAATATGGGCGAAGGCTGGGACGATTTCTTGATGTTTGTAGTTGGAGTGATGCGCCTTTGGGTATTTTGGATTGTTTTGATTGGAATTATTTTTATTATTACAAAGTGGAGAAAAGCTAGAAAAGCTAGAAAGGTTAGAAAAAGATAA